The genomic segment CATATCTGATTCAGCCTTCTTATAGGggcatttaatttaaaagaaacaaaaacttgttTCAACTTTCTTGAAATCTACACATAATTAAACCAggtatgttttcttcattttgtgtCAAGCACTTGCTTGATCCACttgctttggatttttttctttgaaaaatgttaatgagaaaattagagaaagaaacttGGAGCAATGGCTTGTGATATTTGGACCTACAGTTTTGCTGAAATTCTTTTGCCTCAACCACAAAATATTTACATCCATGTCAGTCTGgcataaaattttacttttgttatgATAAAAAATGGTTTAAGGATCAATTTCTATAACATATGAGccgatttttaaattttattttaaagtctttcttcTGAAAAAGTGAGCAGAGGAGATTCTACAAAagcataataatattttatatttgtcacTTATTTATCCAAGCCCAGTGCAGCACCTAGACAAAAATGGCACTCAGTAGAAAGATACAGTGTTTTCTCTGTGAGGGTTTCTGGCATTCTCCCTGCACccctttcccacattcattaaTTTCTCGTTCATTTTCACTAATAGAAAGTTGTCATTTCACAGGTGACTGACCAAATTAAAAGGTATGGTCAAGAGTAGTTTTATTCCCAATGCTTTCTTAAACCCATACTTTCTCCTTTTGGATACAAATTCCCTTCCCCACAAGAAAATGCAACAGAGAGGATGCCCCTTCCACTCCAAGTGATAGTTATTGATCTCAATGTCCTTTGGAATGGTTCCATTTTAGTTATTTGGtcacagcatttattgttcattctctgggttgtattttttttttttacgctcAAATTGGAAGAATCTTTGCAAAGTGTAAGATAACAATAACCCATCTAGCAAATATTATCAGAGAATAAAATTCTCcaggctaatattttattttattttattttattttattttattttattttattttatttttgagtctttacttttaaatgattattaGTACAATATCAGTACACCGAGTAGTAACATGTAACAAGTTCTTGAATTCTATCATCTAGTAATTCTGAATATGAGAAACTAAAAGCAGCCCATACTAGTACCCATTGTTCTAACCCTTCGCCAGAAAGGACTATTTTAAGGCTGGCTGCTGCTTTCACGTAGGTTACAAATAACTACTTACTACTTTTTCATAGATAAAGCCCCTGACCTTCAAGAaagatttagggaaaaaaaaaatttaatccctttcttaagaaaaaaaaaattttttttaactatacctaagaaagaaaaagtcagtgTTGATAAAATGCCACTTGCGCGAAAAGGCATAGGAAAACAGAACATATATCCATTAAATTTCTAAGAATATGaggtaaaaagataaaatctttgGATAAGCTCTAATTATGTACAAAGAACCTACGTTTGCTATTCTGCAAAAAGTGAAGGGACCTATTATATAATACAGAaataatttaatgccttttcaCAAGACTATAACCCAAGCCTTGCGAAAGCTTCATATTCCATGAAGGCATCTAAAATGTCAATCCACGGAATGGGTGTTTCTCTTCTTCCCCTATCCATTTATGCGGTAGTTCTCATGGATTTCTAGCCGGATGTCGCAAACAAAGGCCAAGAGGTTATCCAGGACTTCAACCCTATTCTGCCGGAAGTAAGTCTGGAGGATGGTTATCTTCTCCTGCGTGTCCTTCTGCATTTCAGCGCTGCAACTGCTGTGGGATCCCAGAGCGGCAGCTTCCTTGGGCTTGAACTCCTTCTCCCTCTGCAGGCGGTTCTGTTCAGTTTCAGCCTGGGCTGCTGCTTTGGCCTGCTTCGGCCTCCGGTTCTTTCGTTTGCCGGCCTCGGACCCTTTCTGGGCGGCCCGCTTCTCGGCCTGGAGCAGCTGCCGGATGCCCTGCGACCGACCAGCCGTGGCGGCGGCGTCTGGGACACCCCTGAGACAGGCCTAAATCGGTTCGCTCGCCCCCTCGCGTCAACTGACCCAGACGCCCACAGgctaattattttaaactaaaatttatCTCTTTAAGCAAAAAGCATTAACCAAATATATatcacttcctttctttttaactaGAAAGGGCTATTATTATCAAGTTCATTTATGGTACATTTAGTACTATATAATGGGGTTTTACGTCAACTGCCTAAACCCAGATCCTCTCATCTTCCACTCTGGATAATTCCATTTGTCACAAACTCTTACACCATACCTTTCAAATTCTATTAGGGACTCTACTATCAAGGGCTGTGGAAAGCGTTCTGAAGCCCTGGAATAATGTTCTGAATGTGTTGCTTGATGGTAGTATCATACTGAGCATATTAGTTAATCTGagactctgtttcctcatgtgaaaaatgggaacaaaaaCCTTCTCCTCACCAGATTATTATAAATACTTTAATGCTGACAAACCATATGTAAAAACACTTCCAAACTAAACAGTTTTGCCCACTGACATCAtccttttttatacattttttatagaGACTGACCCTTATCACTTCTAATTAtaacatagaaaatgaaaagtgagaaactttttcctaaaaacaaaaaaacaaacaaaacaaaataaaaaaatctatcttCTTTCCAACTAAAAGATTCTTGTGCttctaaacacatttttaaaatgaattctcaAAGTCTTCTCTATTTCTTTGGAAGCTCTCTCTGCATTCTTCCAAAGAAGCTGCagagagaacacaggcagaaaggattattttataatcttttagCAAATTGCTTATTATCTCAATTGTGTATTAtcttaattgttatttatttattttcatctatTGTTATTATCTCAATTTTGCCTAGTAAAATGCATTGTTGGATATTTATCAAAGAAGATACCTTATTTTACTAGATCAGAGAAATCCTAGTCAAAACCTACAAATTCCATATCCTGGATATAATTCTTCTTTTGGAAGTTTCCTGATTTGATAAGTGAAATGTTACAGCTGGTCTTCAAATGATTTACTTTTCAACTATTTTAACTGAATCAGATCTTTGCATTTCATGGCTATCACCTTATCTACTGATATTCTGTACTGAATATTCTGTCCGTCTCAGTTCACTTATTTTCATATGGTACAGTGTTAGCTTCAAGTGAGTTTACTTCAAACCAAGACAGCTATCATAACTTCAAAGACAATATGGATTAAATGGTTTTAATGGTGTGGTAGTGGAGGTTAAATAATAGGGAAAGAACAGATATAGTAAAAACCACAGGTCTTTTCCTTGTAAGTATGGTCTCTTGCGAATTCTCTAAGAATTGAAGCTGCTTGTAGATAATCCCATGTGGATAATGAAAATCAGCAAGGCAAGAAGGTAGTACAAGAATCTGGATACCTTATCACCTCCTATTAATTGTGGTATTTGCAATGtagatttaatttttgtttagcATCAGATTTAACTCACAAATGTACAAAAAGGAgttattgatttacaatatctGCACCTCATAGCTATTCTTCATTAGTAAGGATAACTGAGAGAAGAATCTATTTATTAAAACTACAgataaaatgtttccaaattagGAATTACTACAACATCTTAAATTAATGTTGAGAAGAGCCCTTCAGGACCAGGGCTACTTTTGTTGCTCTTGACAATAATTTATTAGAGTTTCTCTTTGCAGGTACTTCATGGACCAAGGGAATAATTCCAGAGTGGCTGAGTTTGTGTTACTGGGACTCTCCAGTTCCTGGGAGCTCCAGTATTTCTTCttcatgttgtttaatttcttatACATCATCATTGTGCTTGGCAACTTCCTCATTGTCCTCACAGTGATCTCTGAACCTGCCCTGCACACACCCATGTACGTCATGCTCAGTAATCTTTCTGTTCTTGATGTGTTTCTCGCCACTTATGCAACCCCCAAGATGATCCATGATTTCCTTCATGAACCCAAGACCATCTCCTTTGAGGGCTGCATGGCCCAGATATTCTTACTCCATGTCTTTGCTGGTGGTGAGATGGTGCTCCTTGTAGCAATGGCATATGACAGATATGTAGCCATATGCAAACCTCTCCATTATGCAACCATCATGAACTCGTGCAGATGTACAGGTCTGGTAGTAGGCTCTTGGGTGACTGGGGTCATGCACTCCCTAAGCCAGTTAGCTTTCACTGTAAACCTGCCCTTCTGTGGCCCAAACATAGTGGACAGTTACTACTGTGACCTTACTTTGGTCATCAAACTTGCCTGTATGGACACATATGTCCCTGAAGTGTTGATGCTTTTGGATAGTGGCCTCATGGGAGTGACTTCATTCTTGCTCTTGCTGATGTCCTACACAGTTATCCTGGTCACTGTGCGACGTCGTTCCTTAGTGGACATGACCAAGGCCCGCAGCACTCTGACTGCCCACATCATTGTAGTCAGCCTCTTTTTTGGGCCCTGTATCTTCATCTATGCCTGGCCTTTCAGCAACTTCCCCATGGGTAAAGTGCTTTCTGTGTTCTCTACGGTTTTCACACCTATATTGAACCCCATTATCTACACATTGAGAAATAAAGAGGTAAAATCGGCAGTGCTTAAGCTGAAGACCCGGTATGTACGTTCAAGGCTCCCTTCTCGGCTGTCTCTCCCAAGACAAGATGTGTTGAGTTGAGTAGACAGAAAGAAACTTGAGGAAACATGGACTTTCCCTTTTTCTGTTGACcaccattgtttttaaaaattactttatttgttTAAAGTGATAAAGGTAATGCATGtcctttgttaaatatttgtagTAAAGAAGTTTACATGCAATTATACATTCTCTAACCACACTTATTTTTGctatagttttatagtttatagttaatttttttacacATGCTACCTAACATCAGTGACAAGATATTTCACAAACTattgtacaatttaaattgtatgagtatgttactggcacaaacacagacatatagatcaatggaacagaatagagagcccagaaataagcacAAGTacttatggtcagttaatctacaacaaaggaggcaagaatatacaatggagaaaagacagtctctttaataagtggtgctaagaaaactggacagctacatgtaaaatgaaattagaacattttctaacaccatatacaaaaataagctcaaaatggattaaagacctaaatgtaagaccagaaccataaaactcctagaagaaaacataggcagaacacactttgacataaatcatagcaatattttttttttggatctgtttcctaaagcaaaggaaataaaaaacaaaaataaacaaatgagacctaattaaacttaaaagcttttgcacagcaaggaaactatcaacaaaatgaaagacaacctactgaatgggagaaaatatctgtaaatgatatgaccaataaggggttaatattcatacaactcaacatcagatAAACCAACAATccaatttactattattttttaaaataaatttatttatcttatcggtttttgttgctgcacacgggcttcctctagttgatgtgagtgggggccactcttcgttgtggtgtgcgggctcattgtagtggcttgccttgttgcagcacacgggctctaggcacgtgggcttcaatagtttcagcacataggctcaatagttgtggcttatgggctctagagcacaggctcaatagttgtggttcatgggcttagtttctccgcggcatgtggaatctttccagagcagggctcgaacccgtgtcccctgcattggcaggcagattcttaaccactgtgccacctaggaggtcccacaacccaatttaaaaatgggcagaagaactgaatagacatttttccaaagagggcatgcagatggccaacaggcacatgagaagatgatcaatattgctaatcatcagggaaatacaaatcaaaaccacaatgagatattacctcaaaccagtcagaatggttatcatcaaaaagaacacaaataaggaatgctggcaaggatgtggagaaaagagaacacttgtaccctgttgatgggaatgtaaattggtacagccactataggaaacagtgtggaggtttctcaaaaaactaaaaatagaattaccatatatcccagcaattccactcctggatatatatttGAACAAACCTcccccaaaacactaattcaaaatgatgcatgcaccccaatgtttgtagcagcattatttgcaattgccaagatatggaggcaacctaagggtccatcaacaaatgaatggatggaggAGATGCAGTATAGCCATATACAAGGGAACACTACGCAGCCATAGAAGAGCataaaaatttgccatttgcaacaacatgaatggaatttgagggtattatgctaagtgaaataagccagacagggaaagacaagcactgtatgatatcacttatatgtggaacctaaaagatacaacaaactagtgaatataataaaaaaaaaaaaaaaaaagaagcagactcttagatatagagaacaaaatagtggttaccagtggggagagggaaggtagGAGGAGCAACACAGGGGTagaagattaagagatacaaattattgtgtataaaataagataaaaggatatattgtataacacagggaatatagctaatactGGATTGGCTAAAAAAGTTAgtctgggtttttccataacatcttatggaaaagatattatggaaaaacccaaacaaatttttggccaatccaatattttataataaatgtaaatggagtataaactttaaaaattgtgaatcactacattgtacgcCTGTAACTCATAATATTGCacatgaactatacttcaattaaaaaatcatatgaaattttatgaaattgaGGTGCATACTCATACTGGGTAAGCtaaaacttctgtttcctttatgATTTAAAATACTTCCAGTAATCTATAAATTTAGTTTCAGTACTAAAAACAATCCCATTGGtattcccccccacacacacattttacatCAAAAGATCCACAGAATAACTTAAcagatacaaaataattttataaaaactcaATACTTTTCAtatctacatttattttattttttccccttcaggtACAGAACTGGAGTCTTAACACACCGCATTTTCTAAAGCTTTATAAAATCACTGAATGTTGGTCAGGAAACCATTGATTGTTTCAGCATTTTATCCCTAAAACTCTGGTGACATCAAAATATGACAGTTAACAGCTTTCCAAaccataaaatattatataacacaCACATGAAGTTTTAGACACTTGGCAATAAGACCATGTGAAAATAGAGCAAGATACCCACCATGCATATTCTGAACCAGGAAATTACTGAGCCCTAATACGGTGCCTGAACACTGGTTTAAAGAGCAACAAACTCAAAGGCAGTTACTTTGGAGATCATTGAACATTATGATCCAGAAACACATTATGTTGTTACTGCAGTGTTATAGACCACCCCAGCTTCCTCCAATGTGGTCTCACTCTAGAATGTCCAGTCCAGTTGATGCAAAGAAAGATAGACCACAACATTTACTGTGGGGATATCATACTCATGTGATACATTCACTGTGATTTTTAACGTAATGTGTCTCAATAACTTGCCACCCTCATCTTGGATTTTTAATACCAGTCCTGTACTATACTGTTGCTTCTTTCCTAGTGTCAACATTATGATCAAAGATTACCTGGGCAGTGATGACTGATATAGATACCCTCATGCAGTTTTTCCCATAATGTGGAAACTACTTTGTCTATTACTCCACGGTGAAGAAAAGTTACTAGAATTGTCTTGTGTTCTTCCTTTAAAACACCCATTAGCTTTGGTTCTTGAGGCTTTAACCCAATTATTCTGCTTATTTTCATAAGGCTAGAAAGGTTTCCTCCTCAAATAAGGATCATCCATGCTTTTTTgggtctagcttctttcacttggaaaaatgtatttaaaatctaAACATGTTGGGGGCTttccttgtggcgcagtggttaagaatctgcctgccaatgcaggggacacgagggATGccttggtctggaaagatcccacatgccgcggagcaactgagcccttgcactgcaactactgaagcctgcacatctagagctggcgctccgcaacaagagaagccaccacactgagatgcccacgcactgcaacgaagagtagcccccgctcaacgcaactagagaaagcccatgagcagcaacgaagacccaacactgccaattaattactttatttatttatttataaaaaaaaatttaacgaCGTTCTTGCATGAcacaatagttcattcttttagCAATTAATAGTACTCCATTGTTTAAATGTACTggagtttatccatttatcagatGAAATATTTTGGTGGTTTCCAATTTTTGATAATTATGAACAGAGTTGCTATAGACATCCACatataggtttttgtgtgaatataaatttttatttctcttgaataaattCCCAGGAGGTTATTGAGTCCtatggtttgtgttttttaaagataactttgttaaggtataattaatatacaataaactgaacttatttaaaatgcacagtttgataaattttgacatatttatATATCAGTGAAACTGTACCACCATCAAAATAACAAACATGCCCATAGCCTCCAGAACTTTTTGCCCACTCCTCCCCAACCCATTATACTTTTGTTATTTCTTGGTCTGACTCctttcacttagaatgataattttaactttatccattttgttacatatatcaatagttcatctcttttcattgctgagtagttttccattgtatggGTAGACACACATttatagtttatccattcaccattgATAGCCTAatttttggttattacaaatacAGCTTCTCATTTGTATATAAATCTTTGTATGAGTATAtattttcccccttccttccttccttctttctttccttttttttaaagacaaataacTAGGAATGGAATGTTTGGATCATATTATAGGTGCataagtttaactttttaaagaaactggcAAACTTTTCTAAAGGGCTTATATCATTTTTAACATTCTTGCATTCCCTGGAGAGTTCCAGCTCCTCCATATCTTCACTCAAATTCTGCATGactgatgttttaaattttagtcttcctaataggtgtgtagttttatttcatattctgCGCTCCCCACCTCCGTCatctatatgccttttatttcttttccttgctttaaTGCAGTGCCTAAGACTTTCAGTAcgatgttgaatagcagtggtgagagaAGGCATCATTACTTTGTTGTTGACCTTAAAGGAAAAGCATTGTCTTCCATGAAGTACAATAAGGATTGTATGTTTTTAAGATATCCTTAAAAGGTTAAGGGATTTtcattctattcctagtttgtagagtgtttatcatgaatagatgttatgcttcttttttttgtatctattgagataattgtatcatttttcttcttcagtctgTGAATATAATGAATTGTATTGATGTTTAACCAGTTTTGTATTCTTCATATAAACCTGACTTCATCATGATGTATTACAACTCTTATACATTGCTAGATaagatttgctaatattttgttgaggatttttacatacATACTCAtgagtgatattgatctgtagttttcttgtgatatatttgttttgttttttgtattaagTTAAtgttggcttcataaaatgagctgggaagttttctctcttctattttctgaactATTATGTAGAAttggcattatttcttccttaaatgtttggtaggattCACCAATGAAATCATCTTGGACTGGAGTTATCATTTTGGGGAGATTTTCAAATAcaagtcctatttatttattagctataGGACTATTCAAATATCTACTTATCCTTGCGTGAGTTTTcacagtttgtgtctttcaaggaattggttcatttaatctaagttgtctaatttattggcataatgTGGGTTATCATACTTCTTATCGCTTTAATGTCTGTGAGGTCAGTTGGGGTCAGTAGTAATAttcctctcttttattcttgCTATTGGTAAttagtttcttctctctctctgttttttttttttttgtcagtgaaggtaaaatgtatcatttaaaaaatctatttcaaagaaccagctttttggtttattgattttcttgatagttttctgttttcagtttattGACTTCTGctcttatatttgttattttttcccctctgtttcagagGTTATGAAACCTTTGAAGGATTGTTCATACTTGCTGTCTccaacatctctctctctctctctgctctcttgtACCTACTCCAATCAGGCTTTCATCTTCATATTCCACTAAAGCTGATTCTTTCAAGGTCACTACTGACCTCTGTATTGGTAAATCCAGAGATTATTTCTTAATCCTCATCCTACTTGACTTATCAGTTGTACAATATTTGATACAGCTGATCACACACTGTTCTTCATTTTGGCTTTTAGAACACCGTGCTCTTCTGGATTCGCTCATATTTTTTGAAGGCTCTTTCTGAATCCCTTTTTGGGTTCTTGCTCCTTTTCTGACCTCTTAATGTTAGATCACCCCAGGGCTCATTCCTTGAAAGTCTTTCCCATCTGTCTTACACCACTACTGGTGATCTCGTTTAACCTCAAGACTTTAATAACTATATgatgatgaaaaatatatttatatttgcagcTGGATAGCTCCCACAAATTCCAGATTTCAATATCCACTATCACTTGGATATCTATCACCTGTCTCAAGTTTAACCtgtccaaaactgaactcctgATAGACCCTCAAGGCTAATGGAGAAACCTATCCCAGTTAACGCAATCTT from the Hippopotamus amphibius kiboko isolate mHipAmp2 chromosome 2, mHipAmp2.hap2, whole genome shotgun sequence genome contains:
- the LOC130844667 gene encoding V-type proton ATPase subunit G 1-like; this translates as MEFACLRGVPDAAATAGRSQGIRQLLQAEKRAAQKGSEAGKRKNRRPKQAKAAAQAETEQNRLQREKEFKPKEAAALGSHSSCSAEMQKDTQEKITILQTYFRQNRVEVLDNLLAFVCDIRLEIHENYRING
- the LOC130844668 gene encoding olfactory receptor 4K15-like; this translates as MDQGNNSRVAEFVLLGLSSSWELQYFFFMLFNFLYIIIVLGNFLIVLTVISEPALHTPMYVMLSNLSVLDVFLATYATPKMIHDFLHEPKTISFEGCMAQIFLLHVFAGGEMVLLVAMAYDRYVAICKPLHYATIMNSCRCTGLVVGSWVTGVMHSLSQLAFTVNLPFCGPNIVDSYYCDLTLVIKLACMDTYVPEVLMLLDSGLMGVTSFLLLLMSYTVILVTVRRRSLVDMTKARSTLTAHIIVVSLFFGPCIFIYAWPFSNFPMGKVLSVFSTVFTPILNPIIYTLRNKEVKSAVLKLKTRYVRSRLPSRLSLPRQDVLS